In Rhizobium sp. WSM4643, the following are encoded in one genomic region:
- the dnaA gene encoding chromosomal replication initiator protein DnaA — MQMNTMTTSGLDNGDAAPQAFGSIRLEAAEVKADTKQNVLFERVSARLKAQVGQDVYASWFARLKLHSVSKSVVRLSVPTTFLKSWINNRYLDLITGLFQAEDPEILKIEVLVRTATRHGTKALDEAVAPEPAAPTQMRRPASAQPAGQAVQQAVSAVAAARPASFGSPLFGSPLDSRFTFDTFVEGSSNRVALAAAKTIAEAGQGAVRFNPLFIHSAVGLGKTHLLQAVANAAVQNPRALRVVYLTAEYFMWRFATAIRDNDALTLKDSLRNIDLLIIDDMQFLQGKMIQHEFCHLLNMLLDSAKQVVVAADRAPWELESLDPRVRSRLQGGVAIEFDAPDYEMRLEILKRRLAVARLEDPSLEIPAELLQHVARNVTASGRELEGAFNQLVFRRSFEPNLSIERVDELLAHLVGSGEPRRVRIEDIQRIVARHYNVSRQELVSNRRTRVIVKPRQIAMYLSKTLTPRSFPEIGRRFGGRDHTTVLHAVRKIEELISGDTKLSHEVELLKRLINE; from the coding sequence ATGCAGATGAATACGATGACGACGAGCGGGCTCGACAATGGGGATGCGGCACCGCAGGCGTTCGGCTCCATTCGCCTGGAAGCGGCGGAAGTAAAGGCGGATACGAAGCAGAACGTATTGTTTGAGCGCGTCAGTGCGCGCTTGAAGGCTCAGGTCGGTCAGGATGTCTACGCCAGTTGGTTCGCCAGATTGAAGCTGCATTCGGTATCGAAGAGCGTCGTTCGCCTTTCGGTCCCCACGACCTTCCTGAAGTCGTGGATCAACAATCGTTATCTCGACCTCATCACCGGTCTGTTCCAGGCCGAAGATCCGGAAATTCTGAAAATCGAAGTCCTGGTGCGTACGGCGACGCGCCACGGCACGAAGGCGCTCGATGAGGCGGTCGCGCCGGAACCTGCCGCCCCGACGCAAATGCGCCGCCCGGCAAGCGCTCAGCCGGCCGGTCAGGCTGTCCAGCAAGCGGTTTCGGCTGTTGCCGCCGCAAGGCCCGCAAGCTTTGGCTCGCCGCTCTTCGGCTCGCCGCTCGATAGCCGCTTTACCTTCGACACCTTCGTCGAAGGCAGCTCCAACCGGGTCGCGCTTGCGGCTGCAAAGACGATCGCGGAAGCTGGTCAGGGCGCCGTGCGCTTCAACCCGCTCTTCATCCATTCGGCCGTCGGCCTTGGCAAGACCCACCTGCTGCAGGCGGTCGCCAATGCGGCGGTGCAGAACCCCAGGGCTCTGCGCGTCGTCTATCTGACGGCCGAATATTTCATGTGGCGCTTCGCCACCGCGATCCGCGACAATGATGCGCTGACGCTGAAGGATTCGCTGCGCAACATCGATCTCTTGATCATCGACGACATGCAGTTCCTGCAGGGCAAGATGATCCAGCATGAATTCTGCCATCTCCTGAACATGCTGCTCGACAGCGCCAAACAGGTCGTCGTTGCCGCCGACCGCGCGCCCTGGGAGCTGGAGTCGCTCGACCCCCGCGTCCGCTCGCGCCTGCAGGGCGGTGTCGCGATCGAATTCGACGCGCCGGATTACGAGATGCGTCTCGAAATCCTCAAGCGTCGCCTTGCTGTCGCCCGGCTCGAAGATCCGTCGCTCGAAATTCCAGCCGAACTGCTCCAGCATGTCGCCCGCAACGTCACGGCCAGCGGCCGCGAACTCGAAGGCGCCTTCAACCAGCTGGTCTTCCGCCGCTCGTTCGAGCCGAACCTGTCGATCGAACGCGTCGACGAACTGCTCGCCCATCTGGTCGGCTCCGGCGAGCCCCGCCGTGTACGCATCGAGGATATCCAGCGCATCGTCGCAAGGCACTACAATGTCTCGCGCCAGGAACTGGTCTCGAACCGTCGCACCCGCGTCATCGTCAAGCCGCGCCAGATCGCCATGTATCTGTCGAAGACGCTGACGCCGCGCTCCTTCCCGGAGATCGGCCGCCGTTTCGGCGGGCGCGATCATACGACCGTGCTGCACGCCGTGCGCAAGATCGAAGAGCTGATTTCGGGAGACACCAAGCTTTCGCACGAAGTCGAGCTTCTGAAGCGGCTGATCAACGAATAA